A single genomic interval of Chloracidobacterium validum harbors:
- a CDS encoding ribonuclease HII gives MPSRAHPTDEFEAPLWAQGVHDVAGLDEAGRGAWAGPVVAAAVILRPDALPNGLNDSKQLTPAHRERLYVQLEAVAAGIGIGVVSAEVIDQINILEATRQAMRQALQCLPRQPRFLLLDAVDLPDIAIPQRAIVHGDARSLSIAAASIIAKVYRDRLMTALDAQYPPYGFARHKGYGTAYHRQVLASHGPLPIHRMTFRGVIPQSSFPLLETKG, from the coding sequence ATGCCAAGCCGCGCACACCCCACAGATGAGTTTGAAGCGCCGCTCTGGGCGCAAGGCGTCCACGATGTGGCCGGTCTGGATGAAGCTGGACGGGGCGCATGGGCAGGACCTGTCGTCGCCGCAGCCGTCATCCTTAGACCAGACGCCCTGCCTAACGGACTCAACGACTCCAAGCAACTCACTCCAGCTCACCGCGAGCGGCTTTATGTCCAATTGGAGGCCGTCGCCGCCGGGATTGGCATCGGCGTGGTGAGCGCGGAAGTCATTGACCAAATCAATATCCTTGAGGCGACTCGCCAAGCCATGCGACAGGCGCTTCAGTGTCTCCCCCGCCAGCCCAGATTTCTTTTACTTGATGCCGTTGACCTACCGGACATTGCCATTCCACAGCGCGCCATTGTGCACGGAGACGCGCGTTCACTTTCCATTGCCGCGGCTTCAATCATCGCCAAAGTCTATCGTGACCGCCTGATGACGGCCCTGGATGCCCAATATCCACCGTATGGATTCGCACGTCATAAAGGCTATGGAACAGCTTACCATCGGCAAGTACTAGCGTCCCATGGTCCACTGCCGATTCACCGGATGACATTTCGCGGAGTCATCCCTCAATCCAGTTTTCCACTGCTTGAGACAAAAGGCTAA
- a CDS encoding tetratricopeptide repeat protein, with the protein MSYTKANDLRKAEKLVQQGKIKPAIKEYETLVMSNPGDTNLLNILGDLYVRDGRNDDAIMTFVKLAEATLRDGHTPRAIAVYKKIYKLAPGNADVALKLAELYIRQNLMVEARKQYLELADYYTKNGRSRQALELLQRVADLDPENVPARLRLAENYQREGMLEQAIEAYIAAGAQLIRKSNLPEAQQVFQRVLELNPLSTPALNSLATIYIKQGDPARAVALLDDVARRRPDDVDLLILSGRIYLQADLLNQAEVALLKLIEVDKTRFEYLLTLAQKFIEHGSYDRAVDLIEKCIEPMISRRQETRGLELLDLVVEQQPHHIHARQCLVQIYKRLGENNELLMALNHLADVALRQVGELTPPQTPADEAMLQDVRGIAENALKQLIELEPNEPAHLEKLRNWGFTTVVAPTIAERERVINQPVYTGGVGQRVEFVDIPTAPTGTPGFPTAPSEGTGFGYTSGSGFAALQPNPSVGPFGTPGFDFVGTNAAASGGFTAPTQSFDSSFGGSFNGFQSGGFTDLTPPPSYPPLPPQEALSDEVLRLKADAERFANLGMSDKAIELLEEVLTKAPQSIEVRLLLKRLYTDAEQKAEASQQALALADIYAQRGDYAQSQHFTAEAQQLNPPATVGFDLSPSMGISGQSSAPTTYTSDEVEIDISGAVRPPTPPPTPPPAPPPAPPPALESDFGYTRDNGFMVQPEVIYGGPAHFPTPLPPEQLPNFAVEEHVFDISKGQSSDSLNVIAEAKLREQLDGVAFYIEQGFLDLARDNLAKLSVEFPNHPEILSLLAKVQAPPPPSEPSLTSLAIPTGAPADVPVSQPESMGSLMNGLVSELEKALEELDLGHFDAPAVTNLTSKPAPITDSTPSGSLLLGESGLQDVFDEFKQSVEVDAEATPDFETHYNLGLAYKDMDLFDEAIEEFQTAFRGTDPHAPNPHYFQVCNMLGLCFMAKNEPQLATVWFKRGVEAPGRTEDEYQAMRYDLGLAYESLGRYDLALEVFEMVYAVDINYREVAEKLAELRQRVKQ; encoded by the coding sequence ATGTCCTACACCAAAGCCAACGACTTACGAAAAGCCGAGAAGCTTGTTCAGCAAGGCAAGATCAAACCGGCGATCAAGGAATATGAAACCTTGGTCATGTCGAATCCAGGCGACACCAACTTGCTCAACATTCTTGGCGATTTGTACGTCCGGGATGGACGAAACGACGATGCGATCATGACGTTCGTGAAGTTGGCGGAAGCGACGCTCCGGGATGGACATACCCCACGCGCCATTGCGGTTTACAAGAAAATCTACAAGCTTGCCCCAGGCAATGCCGATGTCGCGCTCAAGCTGGCCGAGCTTTACATCCGCCAGAACCTCATGGTGGAAGCGCGTAAGCAGTACCTGGAACTTGCCGACTATTACACCAAAAACGGACGGAGCCGGCAGGCGCTTGAGTTACTCCAGCGCGTTGCAGACCTTGATCCAGAGAATGTCCCAGCGCGCTTGCGGCTAGCTGAAAACTACCAACGGGAAGGGATGCTTGAGCAAGCCATCGAGGCTTACATTGCAGCTGGCGCTCAACTCATCCGCAAGTCCAATCTTCCTGAAGCCCAGCAGGTCTTTCAGCGGGTACTAGAACTCAATCCCCTGAGTACGCCGGCGCTCAATTCACTGGCAACGATCTATATCAAACAAGGCGATCCGGCGCGCGCGGTGGCACTTCTGGACGACGTCGCCCGCCGGCGCCCAGATGACGTTGACCTGCTCATTTTGAGCGGGCGAATTTACCTTCAGGCAGACTTGCTCAATCAAGCCGAGGTTGCCTTACTCAAGCTCATCGAGGTTGACAAAACTCGTTTTGAGTACCTCCTGACGCTAGCACAAAAGTTCATCGAGCACGGATCATACGACCGCGCGGTTGACCTGATTGAAAAGTGCATCGAGCCGATGATCAGTCGTCGCCAGGAAACCCGTGGGCTGGAGTTGCTCGACTTGGTCGTTGAACAGCAGCCCCACCACATCCATGCGCGGCAGTGCCTAGTTCAGATTTACAAGCGCCTTGGTGAAAACAATGAGCTTTTGATGGCGCTCAACCACTTGGCTGATGTCGCCCTGCGGCAGGTGGGTGAGCTAACCCCGCCCCAAACCCCGGCTGATGAAGCCATGCTGCAGGACGTGCGCGGCATCGCCGAAAACGCCCTCAAGCAACTCATCGAACTTGAACCCAATGAACCGGCGCACCTAGAAAAGCTGCGCAACTGGGGCTTCACCACGGTTGTTGCGCCAACGATTGCCGAACGAGAGCGGGTCATCAATCAGCCTGTTTACACCGGTGGGGTTGGTCAACGGGTTGAATTCGTTGATATACCCACCGCCCCCACCGGCACACCAGGTTTCCCGACTGCACCATCCGAGGGCACCGGCTTCGGCTACACATCGGGTTCAGGATTTGCCGCCTTGCAGCCAAACCCAAGCGTCGGCCCCTTTGGGACGCCTGGGTTTGACTTTGTGGGCACGAACGCGGCTGCGTCTGGGGGCTTTACTGCTCCGACTCAAAGCTTTGACTCCAGCTTTGGTGGCAGCTTCAACGGCTTCCAGAGTGGCGGTTTTACCGACCTCACGCCACCGCCAAGTTATCCGCCCCTGCCGCCCCAAGAGGCATTATCCGACGAAGTGCTCCGCCTAAAGGCCGATGCCGAACGGTTCGCCAATCTCGGCATGTCCGACAAAGCCATTGAGCTGCTCGAAGAGGTGTTGACGAAAGCGCCGCAGAGCATCGAAGTTCGGCTTCTGCTCAAGAGACTCTACACGGACGCAGAACAAAAGGCCGAAGCCAGTCAACAAGCCTTGGCACTAGCCGACATTTATGCGCAGCGGGGCGATTATGCCCAAAGTCAGCACTTCACGGCCGAAGCCCAACAACTGAACCCACCGGCTACGGTAGGTTTTGATTTGTCACCTTCCATGGGTATATCGGGGCAGTCCAGCGCACCGACAACCTACACAAGCGACGAAGTCGAAATTGACATTAGTGGCGCGGTTCGGCCACCAACGCCACCACCAACGCCACCACCGGCGCCACCACCGGCGCCACCACCGGCGCTTGAGAGCGATTTCGGCTACACACGTGACAACGGTTTCATGGTTCAGCCTGAAGTTATTTACGGTGGACCGGCGCACTTTCCGACCCCATTGCCGCCCGAACAGTTACCCAACTTTGCCGTTGAAGAGCATGTCTTTGACATAAGCAAAGGACAATCCAGTGATTCACTCAATGTCATAGCGGAAGCCAAGCTACGCGAGCAACTGGATGGGGTAGCGTTCTATATCGAGCAGGGCTTCCTCGACCTTGCCCGGGACAATTTAGCCAAACTCAGTGTTGAGTTTCCCAATCACCCCGAAATTTTGTCACTTCTAGCCAAGGTTCAGGCTCCGCCGCCACCATCCGAGCCATCCCTTACCAGCCTAGCGATCCCCACTGGTGCTCCGGCTGACGTTCCGGTATCCCAACCGGAGTCCATGGGATCACTCATGAACGGACTGGTGAGTGAGCTTGAAAAAGCTTTGGAAGAACTCGACTTGGGTCACTTTGATGCCCCGGCGGTGACAAACCTGACATCCAAGCCAGCGCCCATTACAGATTCAACTCCATCCGGCTCACTACTCCTTGGCGAATCGGGACTCCAGGATGTCTTCGATGAATTCAAGCAAAGCGTGGAAGTTGACGCCGAGGCCACGCCGGACTTTGAAACTCACTACAACCTTGGTCTTGCCTATAAGGATATGGACCTCTTCGATGAAGCCATCGAAGAGTTTCAGACGGCTTTCCGCGGCACTGACCCACATGCGCCGAATCCACACTACTTCCAGGTTTGCAACATGTTGGGGCTGTGCTTCATGGCCAAAAACGAGCCGCAACTGGCCACCGTTTGGTTCAAGCGTGGCGTAGAGGCCCCAGGTCGTACCGAAGATGAATACCAGGCCATGCGCTATGACCTTGGCTTGGCTTATGAAAGCTTAGGACGCTACGACCTAGCGCTGGAAGTCTTTGAAATGGTTTATGCCGTGGACATCAACTACCGCGAAGTCGCCGAAAAACTCGCTGAACTGCGTCAACGGGTAAAGCAATAA
- a CDS encoding cytochrome c3 family protein, producing the protein MFSKSTTLKLSIVLGCGVAAALAWFVWRQQVAAMRAYAPDLSQVDYVGSESCRACHQEESEHWSQSHHHKMTQVATPASVVGDFNDATYTYNGVTSRMFRRGDEFFMETLDPSGRLAVAKIVRTVGSRRFQQYVTQVGTTFYRLPIAWNIEKKYWFNLQGLFLHPDLPDFGRHTSVWNNNCIFCHNVKGNPGLDLKTGQFTGTKVEELGIGCEACHGPGKLHIEKNQALGWTWLRRVARADDPTIVNQAKAEKRANTQVCGHCHGQRLPVELDNIRQIMAKGDPYTPGEDLAKYYRPLDITAKVGDYSFAPRFYPDGTPRLTAYEYQGLLMSKCHTEGNMTCISCHDVHKGRQQSLMHDEMRGNKSCTQCHAAIAANLEAHTHHPADSSGSACYECHRPRISFGLLTAKRTHRILNPEPDKSLSTEMPNGCNMCHPGESAEWAARYMTQWYGPRYALSKTNAARPEARRSEMVRALFSKDPSARITAAWALGTSGADGRARDRKWAIPFLIEALRDTYPAVRYFAYDALRSVSGEDFGFFYLADERDREAVIGRYAAWWRAVPKPADWLRPASVPLDANWQVPPAQMAAFRAELAKSAAIDIGE; encoded by the coding sequence ATGTTCTCGAAGTCAACCACGCTGAAGTTGAGTATCGTCCTTGGGTGTGGCGTCGCAGCCGCGCTCGCCTGGTTCGTTTGGCGGCAGCAAGTCGCTGCCATGCGCGCCTACGCTCCAGATTTGTCCCAGGTGGACTATGTCGGGTCGGAAAGCTGCCGCGCCTGTCATCAGGAGGAGTCTGAACACTGGTCGCAGTCGCATCATCACAAGATGACGCAAGTGGCTACGCCGGCGTCAGTGGTAGGGGACTTCAACGATGCGACGTACACCTACAACGGCGTGACTTCACGCATGTTTCGGCGTGGTGATGAATTTTTCATGGAAACGCTTGACCCAAGTGGTCGCCTGGCGGTAGCGAAGATTGTCCGTACCGTCGGTTCGCGCCGTTTCCAGCAGTATGTGACCCAGGTTGGCACGACGTTTTACCGTCTGCCCATCGCCTGGAACATCGAGAAAAAGTACTGGTTCAACCTGCAAGGCCTGTTTCTTCATCCAGACTTGCCAGACTTCGGCCGCCACACGAGTGTGTGGAACAACAACTGCATTTTCTGCCACAACGTCAAGGGCAACCCCGGCCTGGATTTGAAGACCGGGCAGTTCACGGGAACCAAAGTCGAGGAACTGGGGATTGGGTGCGAGGCCTGCCATGGACCCGGAAAGCTACACATCGAAAAGAATCAGGCGCTGGGCTGGACCTGGCTGCGGCGCGTAGCGCGAGCAGACGACCCCACCATTGTCAATCAGGCCAAGGCTGAGAAACGCGCCAATACGCAAGTTTGTGGCCATTGCCATGGGCAGCGGCTTCCGGTGGAGCTAGATAACATTCGGCAAATCATGGCCAAGGGCGACCCTTATACGCCTGGCGAAGACTTGGCGAAGTATTATCGCCCCCTCGACATCACGGCCAAGGTCGGCGACTACAGTTTCGCGCCGCGCTTTTACCCAGACGGGACGCCACGGCTGACCGCGTATGAATACCAGGGGCTGCTGATGAGCAAGTGTCATACCGAAGGAAATATGACCTGCATAAGCTGCCATGACGTGCACAAAGGCCGTCAGCAGTCACTGATGCACGACGAGATGCGCGGCAACAAGTCCTGCACGCAGTGCCATGCGGCAATTGCCGCCAACCTGGAAGCTCACACCCACCATCCAGCCGATAGCAGCGGTAGCGCCTGTTACGAGTGTCACCGGCCACGCATTTCCTTCGGACTACTGACGGCGAAGCGGACGCACCGCATTCTCAACCCTGAGCCAGACAAGAGCCTTTCAACCGAGATGCCGAATGGGTGCAACATGTGCCATCCCGGTGAAAGCGCCGAGTGGGCGGCGCGTTACATGACGCAGTGGTATGGGCCGCGGTATGCCCTTTCCAAGACAAATGCCGCGCGACCCGAAGCGCGGCGCTCAGAAATGGTTCGCGCGCTCTTTAGCAAGGACCCTTCTGCCCGAATCACCGCCGCCTGGGCACTGGGGACGAGCGGAGCCGATGGCCGCGCGCGTGACCGCAAGTGGGCCATTCCCTTCCTGATCGAAGCCTTGCGCGATACGTACCCCGCCGTGCGGTACTTCGCCTATGACGCACTGCGAAGCGTCTCCGGCGAAGACTTTGGATTTTTCTACCTTGCCGACGAGCGCGACCGGGAAGCCGTCATTGGGCGCTATGCGGCCTGGTGGCGGGCGGTGCCAAAACCTGCCGATTGGCTACGGCCGGCAAGCGTTCCACTCGATGCTAACTGGCAAGTTCCTCCGGCGCAAATGGCCGCTTTCCGGGCCGAGCTGGCCAAAAGTGCTGCGATTGATATCGGCGAGTGA
- a CDS encoding M1 family metallopeptidase, which translates to MAYTFRQVTQLGVFLVLLTVLGSLTTVWGVPADDPLDILDYRIDAEIIPATQTFVARAKVTMDARRPMQSVVFEFNGSLEVKRVLDENRQPLQFTQDRLRDLDLRIALPQATTPGVPFAVTVEYAGQLLSAEGGVLANKRLAYVGQDGTAYLLYGARWFPFHGYASDTATFTLNLTVPDGLTVVGYGFQSKQPITGPGVPSLEPERRAPPPPEVTPRPTPPPRPRPRRPGTMSWQARAFPSFSSTASPAAAASLPQAASLPQAAAALPSGTGTRTRWSFASVRRVLFGNLAIGRYQVQTWQQGDAQVSVYTRPGNEALAAAYAEVVAQALDRYEQHFGRYAFGPKLDLAEIDDESLDATTTAGVTLLAGRVFRSRDLPRELLCRETAFQWWGQGVVLKSFDDAWLSQGLATYAYLLVEETRRNEGEFRELVRDFLERALAFESQSSLRRTPAELDDQSSAYRSIMFYKGAFVFRMLRGFLGEEVFFRLLQTCYNQYLEQPISLADFENLASQTAGQDLRWFFALWVDSTGVPEFVPDYKILRVSSGGYRVRGTLEQNLEGFRMPVDVTLEAKGGSERATLQFNGREASFSLSATSEPRELLIDPDAKILRTSDELRVAVVVRRGIQHVEDGEFAEAQQQFEAAIRVNRRSSWAWYNLGLLYLSQRNYEKARDAFDEALDGDLRPRWVEAWAALKKGNAYDALGQRDRAVAEYKKVIDLGDSAEASEQARRYLERPYRPEP; encoded by the coding sequence ATGGCGTACACTTTTCGGCAAGTAACCCAGCTTGGTGTCTTCCTGGTGTTGCTGACTGTCTTGGGAAGTTTGACCACAGTTTGGGGCGTGCCGGCTGACGACCCGCTCGACATTCTGGATTACCGAATCGACGCCGAAATCATTCCGGCAACCCAAACCTTCGTGGCGCGCGCCAAGGTGACAATGGATGCGCGCCGACCAATGCAGTCGGTGGTGTTCGAGTTCAACGGCTCTCTCGAAGTCAAGCGCGTGCTGGATGAGAACCGCCAGCCGCTTCAGTTCACGCAAGATCGCTTACGGGACCTCGATCTGCGGATTGCTCTGCCGCAGGCAACGACGCCGGGAGTGCCGTTTGCCGTGACTGTGGAATACGCCGGGCAGTTGCTTTCGGCGGAAGGCGGTGTCTTGGCCAACAAGCGGTTAGCCTATGTCGGACAAGATGGAACGGCCTATCTGCTCTACGGCGCGCGATGGTTTCCCTTCCACGGTTATGCGTCTGATACGGCAACCTTCACGCTCAACCTGACCGTTCCAGATGGTTTGACGGTGGTGGGCTATGGGTTTCAGTCAAAGCAGCCGATAACCGGCCCGGGTGTGCCATCCCTTGAGCCGGAGCGTCGCGCCCCGCCGCCACCGGAGGTCACGCCGCGTCCTACGCCGCCCCCGCGTCCGCGTCCACGGCGGCCGGGAACAATGTCTTGGCAGGCGCGTGCCTTCCCATCTTTTTCAAGCACGGCTTCTCCGGCCGCGGCAGCTTCCTTGCCGCAGGCAGCTTCCTTGCCGCAGGCGGCCGCGGCTCTGCCAAGTGGCACGGGTACGCGCACGCGCTGGTCGTTTGCTTCGGTTCGGCGCGTGCTGTTTGGCAACCTTGCCATCGGTCGGTACCAAGTGCAGACGTGGCAGCAAGGCGATGCCCAAGTGTCGGTCTATACGCGCCCGGGCAACGAAGCTCTGGCGGCGGCGTATGCGGAGGTGGTTGCCCAGGCGCTTGATCGCTATGAACAACATTTCGGTCGCTACGCCTTTGGCCCTAAGCTTGACCTTGCCGAAATAGATGACGAAAGCCTTGATGCCACGACGACAGCCGGCGTGACACTCCTGGCGGGGCGAGTCTTTCGCTCCCGCGACCTGCCACGTGAACTGCTGTGTCGTGAAACCGCCTTTCAGTGGTGGGGGCAAGGGGTAGTTCTGAAGTCCTTTGATGATGCTTGGCTGTCACAGGGGCTGGCGACCTACGCCTATCTGCTGGTTGAGGAAACTCGGCGGAACGAAGGCGAATTTCGTGAGTTGGTGCGGGACTTTCTGGAGCGGGCGCTGGCCTTCGAGTCACAGTCGTCGCTCCGCCGCACCCCAGCCGAACTCGATGATCAGTCCTCTGCCTATCGCTCGATCATGTTTTACAAGGGCGCGTTTGTCTTTCGGATGCTGCGGGGTTTTCTTGGCGAGGAAGTATTTTTCCGGCTTTTGCAGACTTGTTATAACCAATACCTCGAACAACCAATCAGCTTGGCCGACTTTGAGAACCTGGCCAGCCAAACCGCAGGGCAAGACCTGCGCTGGTTTTTTGCCCTGTGGGTAGATTCGACGGGTGTGCCGGAGTTTGTCCCGGACTACAAGATTCTGCGCGTTTCGAGCGGTGGTTATCGGGTGCGGGGGACGCTTGAACAAAACCTGGAAGGTTTCCGCATGCCAGTGGATGTGACGCTCGAAGCCAAAGGTGGAAGCGAACGCGCGACGCTCCAGTTCAATGGACGGGAAGCCAGCTTTAGCCTCAGCGCCACTTCCGAGCCGCGCGAGCTGCTCATTGACCCCGATGCCAAAATCTTACGCACGTCAGATGAGCTGCGCGTGGCGGTGGTCGTGCGGCGCGGCATCCAGCACGTTGAGGATGGCGAGTTCGCTGAAGCTCAACAACAGTTTGAAGCCGCCATTCGCGTCAATCGTCGCAGTAGCTGGGCATGGTATAATCTCGGACTGCTGTACCTAAGCCAGCGAAACTACGAAAAAGCGCGTGATGCCTTTGATGAGGCGCTGGATGGCGATCTGCGCCCACGCTGGGTTGAAGCTTGGGCCGCGCTCAAAAAAGGCAATGCCTATGATGCGCTGGGACAGCGTGACCGGGCTGTGGCGGAATACAAGAAAGTCATTGACTTGGGTGATAGCGCGGAAGCCAGCGAGCAAGCCCGGCGGTATCTCGAACGGCCATATCGCCCTGAGCCGTAG
- a CDS encoding menaquinone biosynthesis decarboxylase yields the protein MPYEDLRAFIRDLEQAGELKRIKTPVSCHLEITEITDRVSKSGGPALLFERVEESPIPVIINALGSRRRMLMALGVKQYAEIAGRLNEILDFKSPQGMLEKVKLLPKFAELGAVFPKRVKQGPCQEIILREGEFDLRRLPILQCWPEDGGRFITFPLVFTNHPATGRRNVGMYRMQLYDACTTGMHWQIHKHGAAHWRMALERGDRLPVSVAIGGDPVLTFAAIFPLPDDVDEMMLAGFLRGKPVPMVKCVTNDLEVPATAEIVLEGYVDPQELRTEGPFGDHTGFYTEADNYPVFHVTCVTHRRNPIYQTTIVGRPPMEDCWMGEAVGEIAKPVLRRQFPEIVDMHLPFEGVFHNLAIVSIKKAYPGHARKIMNALWGTGQLMFTKVVVVVDDDVPVHDASYVAWYVLNNIDPERDIQFTLGPIDALDHAARLPAYGSKMGIDATRKWPSEGFTRPWPRENRMTTEIQRKVDEKWRTLFGK from the coding sequence ATGCCTTACGAAGACCTACGAGCGTTTATCCGCGATCTGGAACAAGCCGGCGAACTCAAGCGCATCAAAACTCCGGTATCCTGCCACCTCGAAATCACCGAAATCACCGACCGCGTATCAAAGTCGGGCGGGCCGGCGCTGTTGTTTGAGCGGGTTGAAGAATCACCAATTCCGGTGATCATCAATGCCTTGGGAAGTCGCCGCCGCATGCTCATGGCCCTGGGGGTCAAGCAGTATGCGGAAATTGCCGGTCGGCTGAACGAGATTCTTGATTTCAAGTCCCCCCAGGGAATGTTGGAAAAGGTCAAGTTGCTGCCCAAGTTTGCCGAGCTGGGAGCCGTCTTTCCAAAGCGCGTCAAACAGGGACCATGTCAGGAAATCATCTTGCGGGAAGGGGAATTTGACCTGCGCCGCCTTCCGATTTTGCAGTGCTGGCCGGAAGATGGCGGCCGCTTCATTACCTTTCCGCTGGTGTTTACCAATCATCCGGCGACCGGACGGCGCAACGTCGGGATGTATCGCATGCAGCTCTATGACGCTTGCACGACCGGCATGCACTGGCAGATTCATAAGCATGGAGCCGCGCACTGGCGCATGGCGTTGGAGCGGGGCGACCGCCTGCCGGTGTCCGTGGCCATCGGTGGCGACCCGGTGCTGACCTTCGCTGCGATTTTTCCCCTCCCGGATGATGTGGATGAAATGATGCTGGCCGGCTTTTTGCGCGGCAAGCCCGTTCCGATGGTCAAGTGCGTCACAAACGATCTGGAAGTTCCGGCAACGGCCGAGATTGTGCTCGAAGGGTACGTTGATCCCCAGGAACTGCGCACCGAAGGGCCATTTGGCGACCACACCGGCTTTTACACTGAAGCCGACAACTACCCAGTCTTTCATGTGACCTGTGTGACGCACCGCCGCAACCCGATTTACCAAACCACCATCGTGGGCCGCCCCCCAATGGAAGACTGCTGGATGGGGGAAGCGGTTGGTGAAATTGCCAAACCGGTGCTTCGCCGCCAGTTTCCTGAAATTGTGGATATGCACCTTCCATTTGAAGGTGTGTTTCACAACCTGGCGATTGTTTCCATCAAGAAGGCTTATCCGGGCCATGCCCGCAAAATCATGAACGCTTTGTGGGGCACCGGGCAGTTGATGTTCACCAAAGTTGTCGTGGTGGTGGACGACGACGTACCGGTACATGATGCGAGCTATGTGGCGTGGTACGTCCTCAACAACATTGATCCAGAACGTGACATCCAGTTTACGCTTGGACCGATTGATGCGCTCGACCACGCGGCCCGCTTGCCGGCCTATGGCTCAAAGATGGGGATTGATGCCACCCGCAAGTGGCCCAGTGAGGGCTTTACTCGCCCCTGGCCCAGGGAGAATCGCATGACGACCGAGATTCAGCGTAAGGTGGATGAAAAATGGCGTACACTTTTCGGCAAGTAA
- the rsmA gene encoding 16S rRNA (adenine(1518)-N(6)/adenine(1519)-N(6))-dimethyltransferase RsmA produces the protein MSDLPPPRKRFGQHFLRDANLLRRIVAAADITRHDLVLEIGPGRGALTELLLEKAAAVVAFELDRDLAKWLEERFADARWRLYTGDVLDADLTSCLAETRALFGLPAAPVKVVANLPYNVSTPIVEKLLASQSALTDIVVMLQREVGWRLAAAPGTREYGYFSVIVQAHCDVERLFDVPPGAFHPPPKVMSSVVRLKPRVPSLLPPDLEAMFRRVVSLAFEQRRKMLGGSLLRLGLERSRLLAALAEAAIAPECRPEALSVEAFIRLARALACHGGLDEKGRLE, from the coding sequence ATGAGCGACTTGCCCCCGCCGCGCAAGCGATTTGGTCAGCACTTCCTCCGTGACGCCAACCTGCTGCGCCGGATTGTCGCCGCGGCAGACATCACGCGCCACGATCTCGTCCTGGAAATCGGGCCCGGTCGCGGGGCCCTGACGGAACTGCTTTTAGAGAAAGCCGCGGCCGTGGTTGCCTTTGAGCTTGACCGCGATTTGGCGAAGTGGTTGGAAGAGCGCTTCGCAGATGCGCGCTGGCGACTGTACACCGGCGATGTTTTGGACGCCGATCTGACAAGCTGCCTGGCCGAAACACGGGCGCTGTTCGGGTTGCCGGCCGCGCCGGTCAAGGTCGTAGCGAATTTGCCCTACAACGTTTCGACACCCATTGTGGAAAAACTGTTAGCCAGCCAATCGGCCCTAACTGACATCGTGGTGATGCTCCAGCGCGAAGTCGGCTGGCGGTTGGCGGCTGCGCCTGGCACAAGGGAATACGGTTACTTTTCCGTCATTGTGCAAGCGCACTGCGACGTCGAACGGTTGTTTGATGTGCCGCCTGGCGCGTTTCACCCACCACCAAAGGTTATGTCATCCGTGGTCCGACTGAAGCCGCGGGTTCCGTCCCTGCTTCCGCCGGACTTGGAAGCCATGTTCCGGCGGGTCGTAAGCCTCGCCTTTGAGCAGCGCCGCAAAATGCTTGGCGGAAGCTTGCTTCGACTTGGTTTGGAGCGGTCGCGCCTGTTGGCGGCACTCGCCGAGGCCGCGATTGCGCCGGAGTGCCGGCCGGAAGCACTCTCGGTTGAAGCGTTTATCCGCTTGGCGCGCGCGCTGGCCTGCCACGGGGGACTTGACGAGAAGGGAAGGCTTGAATAG
- a CDS encoding S1/P1 nuclease: protein MLAWNQAGHATVAAIAYAHLTPRARARVDAILKQHPEYAEWTRDVSPAQASLAAFLSASYWVDDIKFDRRQGFSDREPPPSVHLAYPDMRVHGTWHYLNRPLAAPGVSIPLDFQIVAADGGALGKIVEIEDILRHSSPDSPRQSYYLAWLIHLVGDVHQPLHTVARCSKNNPQGDQGGNLFIVRPTADTPLDGPRKPNLHAFWDNAALDELSLPAVQALARELARSRPARRHSLAPPTTWIDESAQLAKDVVYQAGDDDTPEPPVLSESYKMKAKAVARERVRLAGFRLAAMLNRLYDRP from the coding sequence GTGCTGGCCTGGAACCAAGCCGGACACGCTACTGTCGCTGCCATTGCTTACGCTCACCTGACGCCACGGGCGCGGGCGCGCGTAGATGCCATCCTCAAGCAACATCCCGAATATGCCGAGTGGACGCGCGATGTGTCACCAGCGCAAGCCTCACTGGCTGCTTTCCTGAGTGCTTCCTACTGGGTGGACGACATCAAGTTTGACCGGCGGCAAGGCTTTTCCGACCGCGAGCCGCCGCCCAGTGTCCATCTGGCGTATCCTGACATGCGGGTTCACGGCACCTGGCACTATCTCAATCGGCCGCTGGCGGCTCCAGGGGTCAGCATTCCACTCGACTTTCAAATTGTGGCGGCCGATGGTGGAGCACTGGGGAAAATCGTTGAAATTGAGGATATTCTGCGCCACAGCTCACCGGATAGTCCCCGGCAGTCCTACTACTTAGCCTGGCTCATTCACCTCGTCGGGGATGTTCACCAACCACTTCATACCGTAGCCCGTTGCTCAAAAAACAATCCCCAAGGCGACCAAGGCGGCAATCTGTTCATTGTCCGGCCGACGGCCGATACACCACTGGACGGACCACGCAAGCCAAACCTCCACGCCTTCTGGGACAATGCTGCCCTGGATGAATTGTCGCTTCCGGCCGTTCAGGCGCTGGCGCGTGAGTTGGCGCGGTCTCGTCCCGCGCGGCGGCACAGTCTTGCCCCGCCAACGACCTGGATTGATGAAAGCGCCCAACTGGCCAAGGATGTCGTTTACCAAGCCGGAGATGACGATACCCCAGAGCCGCCGGTGCTTTCCGAGTCCTACAAGATGAAAGCCAAGGCTGTGGCCCGCGAGCGGGTGCGCTTGGCCGGGTTTCGTCTGGCCGCCATGCTCAACCGGCTTTATGACCGCCCATGA